In one Mobula hypostoma chromosome 17, sMobHyp1.1, whole genome shotgun sequence genomic region, the following are encoded:
- the LOC134357765 gene encoding prolactin-releasing peptide-like, protein MQSGAFCGPSSFLNQQQGVQKKVQLITICILLLVVSMCASTAQSRGLTHHIDNRNSNIDPYWYVDRGVRPIGRFGKRQMTSSSNARPADNLALILNMLREQNAVESNRKQDGELMY, encoded by the exons ATGCAGAGTGGAGCCTTTTGTGGTCCTTCGTCTTTCCTGAATCAGCAGCAAGGTGTGCAGAAGAAAGTTCAGCTGATAACTATCTGCATTTTGTTACTGGTTGTGTCCATGTGTGCCTCCACTGCCCAGAGCAGAGGGCTAACCCATCACATCGATAATAGAA ATTCCAACATTGACCCATACTGGTATGTGGATCGAGGAGTGCGACCAATAGGCCGTTTTGGGAAGAGGCAAATGACGAGCAGCAGCAACGCAAGACCTGCTGACAATCTGGCTTTGATCCTAAATATGCTGAGAGAACAGAATGCAGTTGAATCCAACAGAAAGCAGGACGGGGAGCTCATGTACTGA